The sequence CCGGTGCGGGAGCCCGAGCCGACGGCGTAGGGGGTGCCCGGGGGCCGGGCGGTCAGGGCGCGGGAGGCCGCCGCCGCGCCCGCCCCGGCGTCGGGTCCAGATACACCCGCCGGACGGACGGGAACCGCGCGCGCAACCGGTCCTCCGCCTCCTCGCAGGCCCCCTCGACCTCGGCCGCGGTGGCCGTGTCCCGGAAGTCGACCTTCGCGGCGATCAGGATCTCGTCCGGCCCCTGGATCAGCGTGGTCAGCTCCAGGACGTCCACGACGTGCGGCACCGACAGCAGCTCCTCGCGCACCCCGGACCGCAGCGCCGGAGGCAGCGGCCGCCCGATCAGCAGCTGGGCGTTGGACCGGCCGAGCACCCAGGCGACGTACACGAGCAGCAGGCCGATCAGACAGGACGCGATGCCGTCCCAGACGCCCGAGCCGGAGAGCTGCCCGCCCAGCAGGCCCCCCGCCGCCAGCAGCAGCCCGATCAGGGCCGCCGAATCCTCCATCACGACGGCCTTCACGGCCGTGTCGGGGGTGTGGCGCAGGTAGTACGCGTCCGGCACCCGCAGCCGGGACGCCTCGCGCCGCACCTGCTTGGCCCCGGTGCGCAGCGACCAGCCCTCCAGCAGGAAGGCGACGGCCAGGACGATGTAGGAGAGGAGCGGGTCGCCCAGCTCCTCGCCCGCGACCAGGGTGTGCACCCCGTCGTAGACCGAGAAGACGGCCCCGCCGACGAAGGTGGCGATCGAGGCGAGCATCGCCCCGATGTAGCGCTCGGGGCCGTATCCGAGGGGGTGGTCCTCGTCGGCCGGCTTCCCGCTCCGCTTGAGGGCGGTGAGGAGCATGAGCTCCGTGACGGTGTCGGCCACCGAGTGCGCCGCCTCGGAGAGCATCGCGCTGGAGCCGCTGACCAGACCGGAGACGGTCTTGGCCACGGCGATGCCGAGGTTGGCGAGGGCCGCCACGATCACGGTGAAGGCGGACTCCCCGCCGCCGGATTCCCCGCCCGTCTCCCCGCTCGCCTGCGCGTCGCTCATGGTGGGGAGTATGTCGGAATCATGGCTTCGGAGGCTGTTCATCCCCGCGGGATGCGCGTCATCCGGGCGGGATGCGCGTCATCCCCGCGAGGTGCCCATCCCCGCGAGGTGTGCGTCATCCCCGCGGGATACGGACGACGCCCTCCTGGATGACCGTGATCGCGAGGCTGCCGTCGGCGGTGTAGATGCGGGCCTGGCCCAGCCCCCGGCCGCCGGAGGCCGACGGCGACTCCTGGTCGTACAGCAGCCACTCGTCCGCCCGGAACGGCCGGTGGAACCACATCGCGTGGTCCAGGCTGGCCCCCACCACGTCCCCGACCGCCCAGCCGCCCCGCCCGTGGGCGAGGAGCACCGAGTCGAGCAGGGTCATGTCCGAGACGTACGTCGCCATGCAGACGTGCAGCAGCGGATCGTCGGCCAGCTTGCCGTTGGTCCGGAACCACACCTGGGAACGGGGCTCGCGCTGCTCGCCCACCGTGCCGAACGGCGGCGCGTCCGCATACCGCAGGTCCACCGCCTGCCGCGCCTCGATCAGCCGGTCCACGACACGGGGATCGCTGAAGCGGTCCGCGTAGCGGGGCAGCATCTCGGCGGCCGTCGGCAGCGTCTCCGGGTCCGGCGCCGCAGGCATGGGGGCCTGGTGCTCCATGCCCTCCTCGTGCGTCTGGAAGGACGCGGAGAGGTGGAAGATCGGCTGCCCGTGCTGGACGGCGACGACACGGCGGGTGGTGAAGGACCTCCCGTCGCGGATGCGGTCGACGGTGTAGACGATGGGCGCGCCCGGGTCGCCGGCCCGCAGGAAGTAGGAGTGCAGGGAGTGGGCTCCCCGGTCGGCGGGGACGGTGCGGCCCGCGGCGACGAGCGCCTGGGCCGCGACCTGGCCGCCGAACACCCGGGGGACGAGGGCGCTGCGGCTCTCGCCCCGGAAGATGTCCCGCTCGATCTGCTCCAGGTCGAGCAGGTGGAGCAGATCGAGCAGGGGATCGGGACTCTCGTTCATGGAGGGAAGGTAATCCCTTACAGGCCCATGGACTTGGCGATGATCGACTTCATGACCTCGCTGGTGCCGCCGTAGATGCGGTTGACGCGGTTGTCCGCGTACAGGCGGGCGATCGGGTACTCGTTCATGAAGCCGTAGCCGCCGTGCAGCTGGAGGCAGCGGTCGATGACGCGGTGCGCGACCTCGGTGCAGAACAGCTTCGCGGAGGCGGCCTCCGCCGCCGTGAGCTCACCGGCGTCCAGGGCCTCCAGCGCACGGTCGGCGACGGCCTGGGCCGCGTCCACCTCGGCCTGGCAGGCGGCCAGCTCGAACTTGGTGTTCTGGAACGAGGCGACGGTCTTGCCGAACACCGTGCGGTCCTGGACGTACTCCTTGGCGAACCGGACGGCCGCCGCGGCCTGGGCGTACGCGCCGAAGGCGATGCCCCAGCGCTCGGAGGCCAGGTTGGTGCCGAGGTAGCCGAAGCCCTTGTTCTCCTCGCCCATGAGGTCCTCGACCGGGACCTTGACGTCGACGAACGCCAGCTCGGCGGTGTCGGAGACCTTCAGGCCGAGCTTGTCGAGCTTGCGGCCGACCGAGTAGCCCTCGGACTTCGTGTCGACGGCGAAGAGGGAGATGCCGAAGCGGCGGTCGTCCTCGCGGGGGGCGGCGGTGCGGGCGCAGACGATGACGCGGTCGGCGTGGACACCGCCGGTGATGAAGGTCTTCGCGCCGTTGAGGACGTAGTGCGTGCCGTCCTCGGAGAGCTTCGCGGTGGTCTTCATGCCCGCGACGTCGGAGCCGGTGCCCGGCTCGGTCATCGCGAGGGCCCACATCTCCTCGCCGGTCGCGAACTTCGGCAGCCAGCGCTTCTTCTGCTCGTCGGTGGCGAGCATCTTGATGTAGGGGAGGCCGAGCAGGGTGTGCACGCCGGAGCCGCCGAAGGAGACGCCCGCGCGAGCGGTCTCCTCGTAGATGACGGCCTCGTACTTGTGCGAGTCGATGCCCGCGCCGCCGTACTCCTCGTCGACCTCGATGCCGAAGACGCCCAGCTCACCGAGCTTGAGGTAGAAGTCGCGCGGAGCCTGGCCCGCGGCGAACCACTCGTCGTAGACCGGCACGACCTCGGCCGCGATGAAGGCGCGGATGGTCTCCCGGAACGCCTCGTGGTCCTCGTTGAATACCGTACGGCGCACGGGATGCCTCCTAGGTCGGCAGTTGGTTCGCGGAAACTCGCGGAACATGGCTAAGCGCTTGCTCAGACTTCCTTCGAAGTTACCCGCCGGTTGCGGCCGCTGTCCAGGGTGACGCTCGGCACGCGACGGACCGGGCGGCGGCCCTCATGTCGGTGGCGTGGGGCAGTATCGGAGGGAGACCGAGGCACCGAGGCGGTGACGGGGAGGATGGTGGGAGTGAGGCTGGAGGACCTGGCCCGGCTGCGGCGGGCCCGTGACCGCATGGACCGGGAGTACGCCGAACCGCTCGACGTCCCCTCGCTGGCCCGCGACGCCCTGATGTCGGCCGGCCACTTCTCCCGCAGCTTCCGTGCCGCCTTCGGCGAGACCCCGTACAGCTATCTCATGACCCGCCGCATCGAGCGGGCCAAAGCACTGCTGCGCCGGGGCGACCTGTCGGTCACGGACGTCTGCTTCGCCGTCGGCTGTACGTCGCTGGGCTCGTTCAGCTCGCGTTTCACGGAGCTGGTCGGGGAGAGCCCCAGCGCCTACCGGGCCCGCCCCCACGAAGCCGGCGAGGCCATTCCCGCGTGCGTCGCCAAGATGCTGACGCGACCTGTCAGGAATGGAGAAGCGGATCGAAAGCCC is a genomic window of Streptomyces sp. YPW6 containing:
- a CDS encoding acyl-CoA dehydrogenase family protein — encoded protein: MRRTVFNEDHEAFRETIRAFIAAEVVPVYDEWFAAGQAPRDFYLKLGELGVFGIEVDEEYGGAGIDSHKYEAVIYEETARAGVSFGGSGVHTLLGLPYIKMLATDEQKKRWLPKFATGEEMWALAMTEPGTGSDVAGMKTTAKLSEDGTHYVLNGAKTFITGGVHADRVIVCARTAAPREDDRRFGISLFAVDTKSEGYSVGRKLDKLGLKVSDTAELAFVDVKVPVEDLMGEENKGFGYLGTNLASERWGIAFGAYAQAAAAVRFAKEYVQDRTVFGKTVASFQNTKFELAACQAEVDAAQAVADRALEALDAGELTAAEAASAKLFCTEVAHRVIDRCLQLHGGYGFMNEYPIARLYADNRVNRIYGGTSEVMKSIIAKSMGL
- a CDS encoding helix-turn-helix transcriptional regulator produces the protein MRLEDLARLRRARDRMDREYAEPLDVPSLARDALMSAGHFSRSFRAAFGETPYSYLMTRRIERAKALLRRGDLSVTDVCFAVGCTSLGSFSSRFTELVGESPSAYRARPHEAGEAIPACVAKMLTRPVRNGEADRKPRP
- a CDS encoding acyl-CoA thioesterase II, whose translation is MNESPDPLLDLLHLLDLEQIERDIFRGESRSALVPRVFGGQVAAQALVAAGRTVPADRGAHSLHSYFLRAGDPGAPIVYTVDRIRDGRSFTTRRVVAVQHGQPIFHLSASFQTHEEGMEHQAPMPAAPDPETLPTAAEMLPRYADRFSDPRVVDRLIEARQAVDLRYADAPPFGTVGEQREPRSQVWFRTNGKLADDPLLHVCMATYVSDMTLLDSVLLAHGRGGWAVGDVVGASLDHAMWFHRPFRADEWLLYDQESPSASGGRGLGQARIYTADGSLAITVIQEGVVRIPRG
- a CDS encoding cation diffusion facilitator family transporter, producing MSDAQASGETGGESGGGESAFTVIVAALANLGIAVAKTVSGLVSGSSAMLSEAAHSVADTVTELMLLTALKRSGKPADEDHPLGYGPERYIGAMLASIATFVGGAVFSVYDGVHTLVAGEELGDPLLSYIVLAVAFLLEGWSLRTGAKQVRREASRLRVPDAYYLRHTPDTAVKAVVMEDSAALIGLLLAAGGLLGGQLSGSGVWDGIASCLIGLLLVYVAWVLGRSNAQLLIGRPLPPALRSGVREELLSVPHVVDVLELTTLIQGPDEILIAAKVDFRDTATAAEVEGACEEAEDRLRARFPSVRRVYLDPTPGRARRRPPAP